In Glycine soja cultivar W05 chromosome 10, ASM419377v2, whole genome shotgun sequence, the genomic stretch TGAATGTAAAGCTGGTTTACAAATTGTATTGCAGAAATCTCATGACATGTTTACTACTAACAAAACTACTAACAAAACTATATCTTAGGAGCATCATGAGCATTTTCTTATTAAAGGGTGGGCTTTCAGTTAGACAAAAATGCTATTGGGAATTTAACTCTTAAATTTGATATACTAACTATATATATGCTAACCGAGAGTTTTATAATCTCATCGTTTTCTCcttttaagttattgttttctttAGAAGTTTAGTTTATACATAGgatatgtttgataaaattagttaaaaagttaattggataacttattaaattatgagtattttataaaattaattgttaaaataattaaaaaataataaaatcataatttatttaaaaagataataagaaaatatatatatatatatatatatatatatatatatatatatatatatatatattaaggataaaagtaGAAGAGAATATAAAATGTTAGAATAtagtatttttaagaaatattactttaaataatatgttaaaaaacgttaaaaactatttataagttattaaaaaaattgtttatcaaacacttaaatgattttttcagttataaaaaaaataaaaattaactgaaatattttatttaacatagtTTTAATTTACATAtgtttagtttattattttaattttcagaaaataaaataaaattagcaaCAGAAGCGCAACACATTGGTGAGCATTGTTATCATTTAGGTAGATTTCAAAGCAGGTTTATTCGAGAATCAGGAAGAATGCATTCAATTTGAGGAAGAAATCATCATGGCCTCATCTAATTCTAAATTTTACAtctaaactaaataattaaaaacagttCATAGGAGAATACAGTTTGTTCTTTATTAACGAAAATTGGTGGAGCATACTTCAGAAAGAAATCTAACACAAACACATAACGAGAGGGAAATATTTTTaaggtaattaaaattattttataaaagaatcAAAGCATAATaggtgtttttattatttatttttcaaaaaatcacaGGAGTCGTTACCTTATCTCTTTCgacattctctctctccaacTTAATTGAATTCTCAATTATTATACACCTATTAGTTTTCCTTTGGTTCATAAACACACTCAACACTGAAATGAATAACTATATCAAGATTTGAAGAGGTGtagtttcttataaaaaaaaaaaaaaactattttcccGAAGTCCCTTTTTTTccaccttttattttttttttttcatattcgcTTGTTGGCTTTTGAGGTTTATCTCCATCTCCTTAGTACATATTCTTCCAATTTAGCTGACCACTCTATGGGATTTTCACTGCGTCATTGTCTTTCACTTTTCTTCCAACATCAAAATTGGTTGGTATTGTCCAAATTGTAGTTGTTATTTTATAAGTTTGTAATTGTAAATGACCGAGCTATGCCATTACATTTGCTTTTGACATGTTACTTGTTCCATTAGGGCATGAAGTGGCTAGTCCTAGAGCCGTGCAAGCAACATTAATTGCAGTTTGGCTGCTAATATTTTTGATAATTACACTTTTCAATACTATATTAGTCATATATATCCTATAACAAAAGAGACAAATTAGTCAAAAGATTTATTGGTTGAGAAAGATATGTGAgaagttataaatttttaatactatttttgATTCCTACTGATAaaacagaattaaaaaaaaaccttcattATCAAACAAGTTCATGTGAATTGTTACACAGTAAGCTATTTAATAGATCTATCAAGCAAAcaaatttcaagaaaaatatgaGGACAAagaaagcaatatatatatatatagtaaaaactcgagttttcattttcttactcGTGTTTATGATGGTTCCAATGCGGCAAGTAGTTTTGTTTACCTAAAACAAGTTGCTACGATTAAGGATTAGAGGATAGGTATGCAGCTAGGCTCATGTATATGTACACATTGTGTGATACAGAATAATGGATTTCTAGTACaacaagaaattaatttaaatgtagTAACAATGTAAATGTAAAGAATTATTTAGTCACAAATGGttatttataatgaaataattgatttttataataattatcttcaaaatcacatttaatataatttttaattagtggaagtctaacaaattttacaataacaatatgtgaaaatcaaattctaaaaataaagttaacttAAAATTCACGTGGAAGAATTTTGTCCTTTTTAATAATCTTATCTATTTTTGAACCTAAATAAGCTAGATTagacaaaaatgaaatattttaattaggaCCAGTATGATCACTTGTAAAGGCACTGTGTCCAAACTCCAGAAATGGCCTAAAATCTGATAATCGCATTttggtttgttatttttttccttcaaaacacTACAAAAAAGTAGTTGCTCAAATTCTTCCACGTAGGTGTTTCGTCGACCAAAGATATACACAAAATACTGAAATGGAGCATAGCCCATTATCCCGTATATAGAAGCACAAAAACAGGGAGatatacttcttttttttttttggttggagGAGGGAGATATACTTATTTGCTATAATTATTCAATATTTCCTTTATTGTCCATATTCAATTAAGAGAAATAAGCTAATTAAAATAGGCGGTTTGGGTTTATATTTAAAAGAGACATGTATACATGTCAAATGTTtagcataataataaaatgaaaacatgatgAATCTTTGAAGAGATTAAAATCACTCtcaattaattttgaaacaaataatttaaaataatcaaagattttttaaaaaatgaagaaaatcattataaaaatgaaatatggcataaaaaagattattataatattaaaattttaaattaattacaaaaaaatttatcaaaattagaaataaataattaaaagcaaGAGAAATTAATTGCCATTatcaaaatcatcaatttaaatgatttaaatttaaattgaaggaaCAGAAAGATTAAaggataaagaataaaaaaatgagaaaaaaattgcaATAAGTAAAAGAAATCAATCAATTAGAAGTAgagtttataaattattaaaataaataattaaaaaattggtggtgataaattgagagaaattcttataaataaaaaattaacaattagagttaactaaaatttaaatctaataagtaaaagtaatataaaaaataggggTAGGTAAGCGGGTCGGTCCGTTCCGTGTAAGGCTCATCCCATAAGCCCGCATTGGCAACGGATCGGGCCAGTCCGTCCCGCATTCTTACACGGACAAAATAAATTGGTCCGTTTCCATCCCGTGGATCAAACGGGCTGGTCCGCGggcttaattttaaaagaatttcaatttcaataaaaatacaacacaatcaaattaagttcaatacaaatgtaaataaaatcttaacaattagtcaattacatcaataaaataaataatatcttaacaaaagaaaattcaagcaataaatttaaaatatgaaaattaaacatcTCCAACAAACAAATAATTCCATATTTGAAGTAATAAAATCCTAATGCGGGCAACCCATGGATCCCGCGGGCCAAACACACATAATTTGCGGGTAAAGCGGAATGGACTAATAATCATGAACCGCTTTAAAAAAATTCGTTCAATATCCGTGCGGATCGCGGATCCCGCGAGTCAATCCACGAACTTGGATCCGTTTACCCACccttaataaaaaatcatcgatttaaatttaaattaaaataggaaaGGATTTAATGAATAATGGATCACAAACAAATAAGAGAAGATTGcagtgattaaaaaaatcaatcaattcaaatcatgtttataaccGTCGgtaaatataaattgaaattacaattttataattttaaaatataatatcatggCGTGCGTCACACGGGGCTACCATACTAATTTCAAACTGATAAAAATATGTCGCATTAATGTTGAcgataattttgaaaatgtatttataatttagcataaatttaatattaataattatattaactatttttcttaattctaatgaattaaaaaaattaaatggaccCTTCAAACGGCCAAATCCCTATGCAACATTTATAAAGAGAGTAAAAAATAGATATTGAGAAATaggatatttaaaataatagaatatttatatattagggTTCAATGAATTACTACTAGTTAATCCAGTCTCAtaaaaaggggggaaaagaatacttcttgttattaattaaatttattaaaaaggtaaaattataattgataatgtaattcaatatttttgttgcgtttaatttaaaagataaaaataaaagttcctTAATCAAACACACCACCATTCATGATTTGACTTCTACATGCTAAAGTTGTAAAACAATACCCATTAAATTGGAACAATTGAAGAACCTATTTTAGAAATTTCACCCCACCCACTAAGGAATATTCTTATAGAGGAAGAGGATAAAAGTTTTACgagaattaaaaaatgaaaatttaaatagcATCATCCGTGAAATTTATTCCAAGAAAAAAGTGAGTTTAAATATGATATTGCTCTTTCTCTGTACTCTATTTTCTCCCACCGTCACACATGGCTACGGCTGCGTAGGATAACATCTAACAAACCTAGCGCACGATAGTCTTCCTTCACCCATGCTTGGAGTACTCTGCGCCACTCGCCCCAAACCTTGGCTTCTCTCCCTCGTCCACGTCCACGCTTCCCTGCCTCGCCTACCTCATTCCCCTCTATCACCTTCAGCCTCGCCGCCGCCCCGTCGCCGCCATTCCACCGCCTGCAAACTTTTTCTCTCCGGCGGCGCTGCCGCCTCCATATGGCACGCTATCATGCCCCGAGGTGATGACGGATTACGGCGCGGCGTTGTTGCCGTCCATGACTTGAAGGGAGAGGGATCGTGGAATGTCGCTTGGGACGCGCGGCCGGCACGGTGGCTCCACCGCCCCGACTCCGCGTGGCTCCTCTTTGGTGTCTGTGCTTGTCTGGCGCCGCCGCCGGGTTGCGTGGATGCTGACACTAATTCTGCTGGAATCGCTGTGGATGAAAGTTGCGGCCTTCTCGATAAGGAACGGGAGGAGGATGAGGTTTCTGCTGATTACAGAGTCACTGGTTtgttctctcctctctctctcttttttgttatttaaaatatttacattcGGTTGTTTAATTGGATGAAATgaatgtaaatatatatatatatatatataatattttatgtttatagAAAAGTGTCGGATTGGATTTATGATTTATGTAAAAGTGAACCATGCTTTTGCTTTTGCATTGGGTGGAGaaattacttttcattttttttatatataaaaagaaattgtttttatctACTTTATGAGTAATGGAATTGGTTACACTTTAAAGTACAGGAATTCGTTTGTGTTGCTTGTTTTGAAGTTTGATGATATTTGagctaattttgtttttatagcattagccttttttttaaaaaactttttggaTTATacattgttgttattattgatggtcTGTTGGTAGCCGATTAAGCAGGATGAAGGGTTTTATGTCTGTGGGGAATTTTTAGAGAAGCTGAATACTGAAAGGTTTTTGAATTGGTAATGTTGAGTTATCTTCTTTATGAAAATTTGTAGCGTTTTTGTGATATTCGGTTTAGTATGGAGATAAAAAAGATCGAGTTAGAAATTGTGTATGAGTTAGTATGTGTCACTGAATGGTGCAGGGGTACCTGCTGATGGTCGGTGTCTGTTTAGAGCAATAGCTCATGGAGCTTGCTTGAGAAATGGGGAAAAAGCACCTGATGAGAATCGTCAGAGGGAATTGGCTGATGAATTAAGAGCTAAAGTATGATCATTGTGTTCCAGAGCttggaaaataataaaacttagtgttttgttcttttccattttttccttAACAATCTTTGTATTGTATCCCCAATTTAGGTCGTAGATGAGCTGCTGAAAAGGCGGGAGGAAACAGAATGGTAAGCTTTGTAATTTGAAGATATATAATTCTTTTGGGTTGTGCTTTTCTTGACTTGGTTATTCTGTTATGTTTGATGTATCTGTAGGTTTATAGAAGGGGATTTCGATACATATCTGCAGAGAATTCAACAGCCTTATGTATGGGGTGGAGAACCAGAGCTATTGATGGCTTCTCATGTTTTGAAGTGAGTTGTTGAATTGAATTTATGTGTTGCtcatggttattttgtagttgtCACTTTCATTTGTCGAGAGGCATAAGATGTTTGCCATAACATCTACTAAGTGTGTTTGGGGGTGCAGTTACAAGCTGTGGAGCAGTGTTGTCTATATGTAACTCCAATTaccattcaaaatttaaaagtttaatacAAAGATAATGAAAAAATGATGGGCAGTGTTGTAGCATAAGTAAACCAAAACAAATCGATTCTAGAGCTATGTCCTGCAACAAAAGTTAATTAATCTTTCAATAAAAGTTGATTAATCTTCGACTGAAAACACTGATAGCAATATAAAGCCTAAATTGCTTTGGAGAAACAATTCTAGTTTATGTGGATCATAATTGTATGTCTTCTATGGtgcttattattttcttttcaatcttcTCATTGCTCTGTATCTAACACAGCTTCATAACTTGTCTTGTCAGGACACCAATTTCTGTTTTCATGAGAGACACAGGCTCGGTTGAATTGGTAAACATAGCAAAATATGGTGAAGAATACAGGAACGATAAGGACATTTCCATCAATGTGCTATTTCATGGGTATGGTCACTATGACATACTAGAGACCTTACGACCATAATTacctgaaaaatgaaaataaacactTATTACAGCACAAAACTCACTTGCCTTGATGGTGCAATTTAAGACTTCTCGCGTAAAGAGCTTTTTGAGGGGTCATTTTGGGAGTGTTTCAGTGAATTTAGTAACTTTTTGCAACTGTAGTTCAGCTGCAATTCAATTTACGCAAGATGCTGCTGGTGGAATTTTTGTAGTTTGTTTGTCGTTATACCACAATTATCAtaggaagaaaatgataataatttgcTTCAATAATTTGGGATTTGGGATTGGCATTAGCAAGTGAAGTGTTGATTTTACTTAACTATATATTTTGATAAAcgatgaaaaagagaaggaaaggtTCTGTaatcattttaatctttatagagTTCCTTAACATTAGGAATTATCATGTGATCTCAGAAAATCTttaacttttcattcttgatgaACATCTTGAAATTCTCCAAATTTGGAGGGTTTTTATAAAGTTGTTACTTTCAATTACTCACGTTCAAGTGAGGATGTACTCAATAAGAGTGTGAAAAGAAGATAGCATACCTAATAAGGAAAAAGGTTATGGTATTGTATATTGGCTCACAGCAAGTGAGGTTTGGTCAGAGTTGGTCAAAGAAGTATAGATGCGATGGAGATCTACGGGAGTGTCAATTTTGGGATGCAAATTTAGAGTACCAAATACCAATGTCTGGAATGCCAATATCAAGACACTTATGAGGTATTTGGTTTTTCACTGGACCTAATATTGGTCCAGACTCCCGAACATCAAGCATCTCTTCACTAATATGCTTAGTAGAAAATTGCACATACCTAATAAGTAGGTTTGAAAGGTTCGGATAACTAAGCATATggcttaaatttataaataagaacCTAGGAACATCTTTAGCCATGTTACTCATCAAGTTGCTTAAAGCTCACACaaatagtaaaaaaagaatGATTTAGTGAGCTACTCATTGGCGACCCAAAATCCTGTCATTTGGTTTTCTAGATCACaaccttataaaaaattatgggttaattaagattttatttcctgaagttttttagattttaatttttagtctctCGAAATTTGTTTGACAATTTGTAGGTCactatttttagtccctaaatttCTTGTCTATCTttagtttttcatttatttttattactcaaaattagttcaaaatatataaaaataagatactaaaaatggacaaaacaaagaccaattttgaacaataaaaataaataaaagattaaaaattggcaaaaaaaaaaattaagggactaaaaatgCTAATGAGAAATTAACTGaggattaaaatttgttaaaaaaaacttttgaagaaCTAAAAATTGGGATCTGAAAAAATTGAgagattaaaaacttaattaacccaaaaattataaaataaattttttaaattttgtacatATATATTACTATAAAGACAATTGAGTATacactttgttttttaaaatatatgttttattttgagcGAAATCCTAAAATAAACTATTTGAAAGTAAGTCTAAATAATACAAcgcaacttaaaaagaaaaaagtaatgaccaaaattattttaacacgAGTTACAACAAATGTTCAACGATGAGAATTTCTTTTTGAATAATTCTAAATTCTTCTACTAACTCTTGTACTTCCTTTATATTGTAAATATtgaatgtattttatattttcaagaattagtaaaaacttttttatttaaaagaatttctttctcatttaaaactttctcttaatttatattatatggcAGTATaagaatttgtaaaaaaatgtatataatgcttttctttcttattatcttgtttattctactcttgtctttttttttttctgagtaAAATGGAGAAAAACCCCAAGAGCACTAAAAACCGCGCGAGAAGAAGGAATTACAACTATCAGCCAGAACGGCGTTAAACAAGAAAGCAGGCACAAAATCGAACACTATTCTACTCTTGTCTTATGACtggtaagaaagaaaaaaaacatataaaagagaaagttttaaaattaattttttagaagttgtatatttttttataataagtttttttcctatttaatttAGAGGCGGAATAATAAATTTGGCCCTTGAAAATATATTGTGAATTCAAATTAGTTATTGAATGACCAAAAAAGTCTAACTTAATGggttaaacaaaatatatgagtATTATAAATTCTTTAATACTGTGTTCAATTTCTACAGATCAAAAACTTAATCATTTaatgttaataaacaaaaagaatatttaaaaatagcTTCCTTTCACATTTGTCTTTTGTTTCAAATAGTTATTTACATGTTATcattagaattttaatttaatccttcGTGTTATCATTAAAATGCAATGTAGTCCGTTTATGCAAG encodes the following:
- the LOC114372477 gene encoding uncharacterized protein LOC114372477, producing the protein MLGVLCATRPKPWLLSLVHVHASLPRLPHSPLSPSASPPPRRRHSTACKLFLSGGAAASIWHAIMPRGDDGLRRGVVAVHDLKGEGSWNVAWDARPARWLHRPDSAWLLFGVCACLAPPPGCVDADTNSAGIAVDESCGLLDKEREEDEVSADYRVTGVPADGRCLFRAIAHGACLRNGEKAPDENRQRELADELRAKVVDELLKRREETEWFIEGDFDTYLQRIQQPYVWGGEPELLMASHVLKTPISVFMRDTGSVELVNIAKYGEEYRNDKDISINVLFHGYGHYDILETLRP